GCCTCGACTGCATACTTGGAGGTATGCATCGTCGTCACTTCTTTAAGCCTGGCTAAACGCTTGTTGTAGGGAACATGGGTTTGGCTTGCAGACCATGATATTGATGGAGATGGTTCAACACAAGTTCAAATTTATTCTGGGAGAGGTATCTTATCCGAATCTGCTGGACCCGTCTGGATGATAGGAACCGGTGAGTGCAACTTTCAAAACATCTGATATGCCGAGCTAATGTGTTGATAGCATGTACGTGATTCGGGCATTATTGAGGTTTCCATCTAACTGAAGGATATCCTGCATCTCCAGCTGAACATCATGTTCTTTATCAATATAATCTGGCCAACGCAAAGAACCATTACATGGGGCTAATTCAAACTGAAACCGTATGCTTTCTTTACAATCTTCTAATTACCCATCTTAAAGCAAATTTTTCTTCAGCCATACTTCCAACCGAACCCTGCCCCTCCCACGCCATTTTCAGCGAATTCTGCATTCCACGATCCGCCCTCGGCACCAGCACTTTCTTCCGCATGGGCACTCAACGTTCAGGGATCTACAGACATCATCGTTTTCGGTATGTCTTACgccttcattttctagtTGCTCGCTGAACAAGATGGCCGATAACCTTTCTTATCGTATAGGTGCCGGGCTATACAGTTTCTTTCAGGTAACACCGATTGTATGATAGAAGCTTCATTAATACTAATATTATTGTTTAATAGGATTTTACTCAAACCTGTTTAAACAGCAATAGCTGTCAATCACAAATTTTAAATATCGATACCACATCGTCGGTGACCATATACAGTCTGTCAACAGTGGCAACCACTTTCCAGATCAGCATTGGGCAAAACGGTATTATAAATCAAAGTGCCAATGCTAATGGTTTTGCATCAACTGTAACTGCTTGGAGCAGGTCGTAAGGCATTACTCGATATGATCTATGTTATTTGTATTGTTACAAATCTACAGTTACAGAGATCCTGGTGTGCAGCTGCAGAATCAATAATGAAGGATATTAATGGCGACATGCTGTCGCGACCGACTAAATTGTTGATTGTCCATGACTATTAGCATAATTTTTTTAGGAAATCTTTTAAACCCATCTTGTCAATTTGTATTATGTTGGAATGAAAGCCAGAAAATTGAGCAGAAAGCTTGAATGCCGATTTCGCATTTATGAAAGCCAGGCCAAACTGACTGAAAAACAATCAATGCCAAATTAACATGAAAATTTGATCAGATACCCACTTTTTACGGGTTTGATCAAATTCCAGCGCTGCCATCATCCCAACGATAGTATACATATTTCGCGCCTCGTCGAGACAGGCAATCACGATTGGAAGAAATTTCCTTTTTGATAACCCAACAACCGTCCCAGGTAACCGTTCCCGAAGAGCTTCCGCCAGCCAAAGCCCTAATCGCCAAAGCATGCCAGGATTACAGAATAGAGCGAGATCTGGTCCCTGAGAAAGGATTACAACGCGATGGTTTCTCATGGTTTTGATATCCTGTTTGTCGATTATGGATGTGCCCTGACGGATGATAGCTCGCTGTAAAGACATTGCCAAACTCAATGATCCTTTCAGTGCATCGATACTGTCGGAAAGATGAGTTGATCAATGCTAAAGCATCAGAAAAGGGTGGTACTCACTCAGAAAGAGCGTCATAAGCCACCCAGAAATTTTTCATCCACCAAGCTGGCTCTCCTCGTGGTTTAGATGGATCCTCTTCTGCATCGACCTCGTTTTGCCGAGCGGAGTCGACCGATTGTGGTTTATAATCAATATCTGACTTCGGAACAGCCCTGGTTAAGTCAGTGCCCTCCCAAGTTCGACCGCCACCAAACCACTCTCCACCATTCCGCATTCCTTCAATCTCAATTTCCAGGCGCAGGCCTCCTGCAACATCCAACAACGCAGTTATCCCCTCAACAGCGTCAGCCGCTGATAAAGGCTGACTGTGAAAACCGAAACATCTCATGAACGAAGGGTATGATAGCTCGACTAGGCCGTATTCGGGTGCAATGTCATTTAACTTATCTATCAAAGTCTTTTTCAAATCCATGTCCATGTGAGAGTAGGGCTGTTGTGTTTGAGGAATAGAAAAACTAAAACAACGCGTCAACGTGTGTAAGATGTTCGGTTAAATCTACGTACCCCATCTTTGCAAGGAGGCCTGTCAACCTTTGTCTGCCCCTTTCCTTCCAGATTCCTAATTTTCCGGCGACATAACTTGAATGAAACATCGCATCATACAAGGTCCAGTGTCGAAATAACATAAACCGCAGTTCTTCGCTTGTTCGCACGCCCATGTCATCTGGGTTGATAGATACCAAGGAGTGGACACTATCGTTAACCGCCAATCGTGGATTCAGTCGTGAAACTTCGTCATAGTAAACTGAATGATAATTCTCGTAAACCTCTCGAGATATGCGAGAAGTGATGTATTGATGCGTAAGTCCCAGTATGGCAAGCCTGTATAAACACTGAGAAGGAGAATTAGAGGCATAGAAAGGCTGATACGTGCCACAAAAAGTCGTTGTCCACACGTTCCAATAGTGTGGCCAACAAGTAGATCGCGCTGGATGCACTTTGTCCATATGATAATCCGGATTCATAGTACTTGTCAACCATCCTTCGATGGGCTATATATTCCTCAAGGGACATACCCCCTGGCTGCCAATACGAATGGTTACAAAAGAATTCATTGTGATCAAATCTGAAAGTAACATGCCTTAGGTTCCCGTCGCTGTCGCTTTCGCGAGCGATTCAGTGCCTCCAGTTTACGTCTTTTGGATGGTAAATTTGGTTCAAAGGTAGGTATGTCGGCGTGCTCGCTTCCAGTGAAGTCGTTATCGTCTTCTTCGAAgccttcctcgtcctctgaTCCATCGTCAGACAAATCATTTTCACTATCACGGTCGGTTTGCTCAGGgtcaggctcaatctcatACTATAAGTTGTTAGCAAATAGTCAAGGACGGAGATATGGAAGGCTGACCTCAATCACTTCCCAtgattttttctcttccgTAAGTTTCTCGGCGTGTCCATCATCCCAAACTAGTATCCGCGAGCCATTTTCGCCACCCAGAAACAAGTTGGGCAAAGCCATAGGTCTACTCGAATCGATGACGTGTATTGAAACCTTGGTATCAAAAGTGCCAAACCAATTGCCATCGGCCAGATCCAAGTTGGAACCCAAATTAATCAGGATTAAAGTATGAAGCTGTACAACATGCGTTAATTCAAACACTGCTCCATTATGGATGAGGGTGAACATACGTCGGTGTTGTTAAAAAGATCGTCCTTGATAGTTTGTAAATCATCTAGACCGGAAACTGGGACAATACGATATGCTATGTCATCTTGCTTAAAAAGTGTAGCAAGCATTCGCGTAGCACAGAGGGAATCTACATCCGGTGAGACCAAGATATTAACTGAGGACGCCGATGCCAGTGGCGAGCGTCTATGTGATTTGAGTATATCTTTATAAGCATGCAAATAAGAGGGTCTGTCCCCTGCCAGAGATGGATGAGAAATGTAAACCATTGTTCTTGCTTGTGCTGGACAGTGTAAACGGTTTAACGAATCTTCTTCGCCAAGCCTACGCGCCTGTCACAGGTCACGTGACTATTAAGGCATCTGTTACACGCCTAAATTCAAGCAAATATCTAGTCACAAGTAATCTTTGCTACTGAACTTGAACAAACAGCCATGATCCGTGTATTTCTATGGAGGTCGAAAACTTATGAGTTTTGAATAACTTGACCTTTACTAGGCTTGTACACTAAATCAAAAATTGTATTACTTGAAGCCCCCAAAAGTTGATCGTAGTGTTGAAGGGGCAGGGTTTGGGTAGGGCCCGTCAAACCACTGCATTTGCAGATCTCCTTGCGAGGTGAACGTGGCGCTTTTCGTGATGGCTCCTCCAAATTGGCTCAGCCGGGATCATTTCTGACTTTCACCAGCATCGAAGCACGTCGAAGCACATTACACTAATGTGATTCTACTTAGATGAAAGAAGGCGTATATACAAAGCAAAATGGCTCAATACACGCGAAGCCCACGTGGGTCGATGAATGAACACTCGTTTAAACATAGGCCAAGATTGGGGTGCTGATGGATGGCAATATTTCTAGACGGCCGAGCATGGTTAATCTTCAGATTTGACTCCGGGTGGCGACCCTCAAGCTTATGCTGGTCGGGTGTAAGCGGCTAATATTGAATGAATGATAATAACTGAAACTGTCGACGAGGTTTTGAACCAGACCTCAGTTATCTCTGAAAATAAAATTTAATCCCAACTTGTCGTATAAAATAAACCACTCCTTCACGGTCCCATCAGATTATGTAACGAAAGAAAAGTAAGGACAATGATACTCACCCTCCCGAATGGCGGGAAAAGTAGTCGAAGTCGATGTTCACTGTAGGGTACGATTATATATAGTAGACGAAGCTTAGAAAGTATAGAATTCTTACCCGCAAGAGATAGAAGAAGCTTAAAGGGATAAGACAGGGTCACAGAGCAATAGAACATGTACTCACGGCCCTAGTATCAATATCAAGTTCATGCGCGGTGCTCGGGAATGGATTTTTGAGCTCAAGGGCACTGACTCCGGGAAGTTGTGTTTCGAGACTAAGTGCAGAAGGTTTGAAATTTATCGAGTACCTCCCTGTAGGGTCGAATTAAACGCTATTTTCACACGTCATCGAAATGCTGGATCACCTGTGTCAGTAAAAATCTGATCAAGATCAGAGATAAAAACGCAAGTGATTAAGTCGGTTGCTCACTTCACGCCCAAACCCTCTAAAAGCACGATCGACAGTCGATATTATGTGCCCCTTGTGATTGAGAATGTGGAATTGCCACGACAGGAAACCGGAATCTACTTTCCCAATTTGATAATAATTTAGTTCGTCGGGACCGCCTTGATTATTCGTGGGTACTATTGAAGCATGTGGTAAATTTTCACTGCTATATATCAGATTCTTTCTTGGGAGGATGGGCAATAGTTGCAGTCCTCACCGCAGGAAAAGATCATACTGACGTCTCCAGGGATGCCAAACCTGTTGAACTTCGCCAAACGTCTCAAGCGAAGGCACTGCAGTGTCCATGAATTGGTTTTCGTCTTTCAAGCGTTGAACAAACATCCGTGAATTAATCCAAGCGAATGGCCTCCGAATCTATTATCGGTGTTGATATGAGCCGAGAGTTTGACACACATTTT
This Psilocybe cubensis strain MGC-MH-2018 chromosome 3, whole genome shotgun sequence DNA region includes the following protein-coding sequences:
- a CDS encoding Cell division control protein 45-like protein (Cell division control protein 45 homolog); amino-acid sequence: MVYISHPSLAGDRPSYLHAYKDILKSHRRSPLASASSVNILVSPDVDSLCATRMLATLFKQDDIAYRIVPVSGLDDLQTIKDDLFNNTDLHTLILINLGSNLDLADGNWFGTFDTKVSIHVIDSSRPMALPNLFLGGENGSRILVWDDGHAEKLTEEKKSWEVIEYEIEPDPEQTDRDSENDLSDDGSEDEEGFEEDDNDFTGSEHADIPTFEPNLPSKRRKLEALNRSRKRQRREPKAWGMSLEEYIAHRRMVDKYYESGLSYGQSASSAIYLLATLLERVDNDFLWLAILGLTHQYITSRISREVYENYHSVYYDEVSRLNPRLAVNDSVHSLVSINPDDMGVRTSEELRFMLFRHWTLYDAMFHSSYVAGKLGIWKERGRQRLTGLLAKMGFSIPQTQQPYSHMDMDLKKTLIDKLNDIAPEYGLVELSYPSFMRCFGFHSQPLSAADAVEGITALLDVAGGLRLEIEIEGMRNGGEWFGGGRTWEGTDLTRAVPKSDIDYKPQSVDSARQNEVDAEEDPSKPRGEPAWWMKNFWVAYDALSDIDALKGSLSLAMSLQRAIIRQGTSIIDKQDIKTMRNHRVVILSQGPDLALFCNPGMLWRLGLWLAEALRERLPGTVVGLSKRKFLPIVIACLDEARNMYTIVGMMAALEFDQTRKNQFGLAFINAKSAFKLSAQFSGFHSNIIQIDKMGLKDFLKKLC